A section of the Malus sylvestris chromosome 17, drMalSylv7.2, whole genome shotgun sequence genome encodes:
- the LOC126612521 gene encoding probable polyamine oxidase 4: MDPKDPFSAVLFDGSVSSHIERQQNACPSVIVIGGGISGIAAARILHDASFKVLLLESRDRLGGRIHTDYSFGCPVDMGASWLHGVCNENPLAPLIRRLGLTLYRTSGDDSVLYDHDLESFALFDTDGHQVPQKMVVEVGDTFKKILRETEKVRNEHTDDMSVSQAISVVMDRHPELRQNGLAHEVLQWYICRMEAWFAADADVISLKNWDQEHVLSGGHGLMVQGYDPIIKALAKDIDVRLNHRVTKILNGSNKVMVTIEDGRNFIADAAIITVPHGILKAKLIEFVPQLPEWKVAAISDLGVGNENKVALRFEKVFWPNVELLGIVAPNSYACGYFLNLHKATGHPVLVYMAAGRFAYDLEKLTDDAAVNFVMLQLKKMLPDATEPVQYLLSRWGTDLNSLGCYALDLVGKPGDIYERLRAPLGNLFFGGEAVSMDHQGSVHGAYSAGVMAAENCQQHLLKKLGNLETPQHAYLMEEVLEAATVPLQISRM; the protein is encoded by the exons ATGGACCCGAAGGATCCATTCTCTGCTGTATTATTTGATG GCTCTGTTTCGTCTCACATTGAGAGGCAACAGAATGCATGCCCTTCTGTTATTGTTATTGGTGGTGGGATATCAGGGATTGCTGCTGCACGTATTCTCCATGATGCATCTTTTAAG GTGCTTTTGCTCGAATCACGGGACAGACTTGGTGGCCGGATTCATACGGACTACTCATTTGGTTGTCCAGTCGATATGGGAGCATCATG GCTACATGGTGTTTGCAACGAGAATCCTTTGGCTCCACTGATACGCCGCCTAGGACTTACTCTATACCGTACGAGTGGCGATGACTCTGTGTTGTATGACCACGATTTGGAAAG CTTTGCTCTTTTTGATACGGATGGCCACCAAGTTCCTCAAAAGATGGTAGTTGAAGTTGGTGATACTTTCAAGAAAATTCTCAGAGAG ACTGAGAAAGTAAGGAATGAGCATACCGATGACATGTCCGTTTCTCAAGCAATTTCTGTTGTGATGGATAGGCATCCTGAATTAAG ACAAAACGGACTTGCTCACGAAGTGTTACAATGGTACATATGTCGAATGGAAGCCTGGTTTGCCGCAGATGCAGATGTAATATCACTAAAAAACTGGGATCAG GAGCATGTTCTATCCGGTGGTCATGGACTTATGGTGCAAGGGTATGACCCAATAATAAAGGCTCTTGCAAAAGATATTGATGTACGCTTGAATCACAG GGTGACAAAGATATTAAATGGGTCTAACAAGGTGATGGTCACAATTGAGGACGGAAGAAACTTCATTGCAGATGCTGCTATAATAACAGTACCCCATGGGATTCTTAAAGCCAAGTTGATTGAGTTCGTACCCCAGTTGCCTGAGTGGAAGGTTGCTGCAATTTCTGATCTCGGTGTGGGCAATGAAAACAAAGTTGCCCTACGGTTTGAGAAAGTTTTCTGGCCAAATGTAGAGCTCTTGGGCATTGTTGCACCAAATTCTTATGCATGTGGTTATTTTCTCAATCTTCACAAGGCCACGGGCCATCCGGTCCTCGTCTACATGGCTGCTGGAAGATTTGCATATGACCTTGAAAAACTAACTGACGATGCTGCTGTTAATTTTGTGATGTTGCAGCTTAAGAAGATGTTACCTGATGCCACCGAGCCA GTTCAATATCTGTTATCACGATGGGGAACGGACCTGAATTCTCTTGGATGTTACGCGTTGGATTTGGTTGGAAAGCCAGGAGATATATATGAGAGGCTTCGGGCACCTTTGGGTAATCTCTTTTTCGGTGGGGAAGCTGTTAGCATGGACCACCAAGGATCTGTACACGGAGCTTACTCCGCAGGAGTTATGGCTGCTGAGAACTGTCAGCAGCATCTGTTGAAGAAACTCGGTAATTTGGAGACCCCTCAGCATGCTTACCTTATGGAGGAAGTGCTTGAAGCAGCAACAGTTCCCCTCCAAATCTCAAGGATGTGA